From the genome of Aphanothece sacrum FPU1, one region includes:
- a CDS encoding chemotaxis protein CheW encodes MTTTSSYSVSTFSENYVDKLRKLLMFQMGKLNLALPVESVKKIIHYTPMQGSGTTPVGIIHIDNQEITSIDLHKRLFKVSRKNQSESRQFMIIAKDSTDELFALVVGETPSLVNIPISQIRVLPDSYRRGDTLDVASHVIMIKQEDQSLTVFILDVDRLVTPIGVGDFIS; translated from the coding sequence ATGACTACTACCAGTTCTTATTCAGTTTCTACCTTTTCAGAAAATTATGTTGATAAGTTGCGTAAATTACTCATGTTTCAGATGGGTAAACTCAATTTAGCTTTACCTGTAGAATCGGTAAAAAAAATTATTCATTACACCCCCATGCAAGGCAGTGGAACAACTCCAGTTGGAATTATTCATATTGATAATCAAGAAATTACCTCGATAGATCTTCACAAAAGACTTTTTAAAGTCAGTCGAAAAAATCAATCTGAGTCTCGACAGTTTATGATTATAGCCAAAGATAGTACTGACGAATTGTTTGCCCTTGTCGTCGGAGAAACCCCAAGTTTAGTCAATATTCCTATCTCACAAATTCGAGTATTACCGGATTCTTATCGTCGCGGAGACACTTTAGATGTGGCTAGTCATGTTATTATGATTAAACAAGAAGATCAATCTCTAACTGTTTTTATTTTAGACGTAGATCGCTTAGTTACTCCCATTGGAGTTGGAGACTTTATTTCTTAA
- a CDS encoding Precorrin-3B methylase, with translation MKTPENYPSEEALIKEVCRRIRVARSYWDAHNNKACRREREKALDLYNTLNKDQKNKIPQVLRVWLRYRSEKYFGCDSTPPGKQ, from the coding sequence ATGAAAACCCCTGAAAATTATCCATCAGAAGAAGCTTTAATCAAAGAAGTTTGTCGTCGTATCCGAGTAGCGAGAAGTTATTGGGATGCTCATAATAATAAAGCTTGTCGTCGGGAAAGAGAAAAGGCTTTAGATCTTTATAATACTCTAAATAAAGACCAAAAAAATAAAATTCCTCAAGTCTTAAGAGTCTGGTTAAGATATCGTAGTGAGAAATATTTTGGCTGTGATAGTACTCCACCTGGAAAACAATAA
- a CDS encoding tetratricopeptide repeat protein, with product MIHFHLINSKFWGLILTAITLTQVSFLVNTGPVFAQLPDPKINPLELPLDDILIPAFPRPLTPFEQRKLRQALDELNAQAQAESDKGNDEVAFEIWYRELRLRRVLGRLEEIKALGRVGEIAWNKTRTIDVQFISKRLVTLQNLSEQEDPLSPELLLALAEAYQRLHSLDNSINIYQKVLRNARKNEAPLTEEEALKGLGKLYLAKFDYPNSATIYEELLDRAQAKPNAYEEGIYLQQLAEIYNKSLQPENAANIKQRLVENYLKSKKILFIPPLKISIGQDYEAMDQPEQASQNYQEAYSLAWSLQLFGAAGEALTKLGNLYQNYEQDDYALQIYQNLLQVEQLSYNYYGLMKVYDQVGQIYFKREQYPQALASFQQGLVLAKAINYKQDYFISKIQEVNQKMTASEQ from the coding sequence ATGATACATTTTCATTTAATTAATAGTAAATTTTGGGGTTTAATTTTAACGGCAATCACTTTAACTCAAGTGAGTTTTTTGGTTAATACTGGGCCAGTATTTGCTCAACTACCTGATCCTAAAATTAATCCTTTAGAACTTCCTTTAGATGATATCCTAATTCCTGCTTTTCCTCGTCCTTTAACACCTTTTGAACAGCGAAAACTTAGACAAGCTTTGGATGAATTAAATGCTCAAGCCCAGGCTGAATCTGATAAAGGAAATGATGAAGTTGCCTTTGAAATTTGGTATCGAGAATTAAGATTACGCAGAGTTTTAGGTCGTTTAGAGGAAATTAAAGCATTAGGAAGGGTGGGAGAAATTGCTTGGAATAAAACCAGAACAATTGATGTTCAATTTATTAGTAAAAGATTAGTTACTTTACAAAATTTATCTGAGCAAGAAGATCCTTTAAGTCCAGAATTATTATTAGCTTTAGCCGAAGCATATCAACGATTACATAGTTTAGATAATTCGATTAATATTTATCAAAAAGTTTTGAGAAATGCTCGTAAAAATGAAGCTCCTTTGACGGAGGAAGAAGCATTAAAAGGTTTAGGGAAACTCTATCTGGCTAAATTTGATTATCCTAATTCAGCCACGATTTATGAGGAGTTATTAGATCGGGCGCAAGCTAAACCCAATGCTTATGAAGAGGGGATTTATTTACAACAATTAGCAGAAATTTATAATAAATCTTTACAGCCCGAAAATGCCGCAAATATCAAACAAAGGTTAGTAGAAAATTATTTAAAAAGTAAAAAAATTCTATTCATTCCTCCTTTAAAAATATCGATTGGACAAGATTATGAAGCAATGGATCAACCCGAACAAGCTAGTCAAAATTATCAAGAGGCTTATTCTTTAGCTTGGTCATTACAACTATTTGGGGCAGCAGGAGAAGCTTTGACTAAATTGGGTAATCTTTATCAAAACTATGAACAAGACGATTATGCTTTACAAATTTACCAAAATTTGCTACAAGTTGAACAATTATCTTATAATTATTATGGGTTGATGAAAGTTTATGATCAAGTCGGGCAAATTTACTTTAAACGAGAACAATATCCACAAGCTTTAGCCTCATTTCAACAAGGGTTAGTTTTAGCTAAAGCTATTAATTATAAACAAGATTATTTTATCTCTAAAATTCAAGAAGTTAATCAAAAAATGACAGCATCAGAACAGTAG
- a CDS encoding esterase-like activity of phytase family protein, whose product MMLLSACGNIPQIRAEQRLFLNLSLEFLGEYQLPKQTFEGTTVGGLSAITYDRQRDRFYTLSDDHSEKAPARFYTFKLKLAKENNPKIEGITLEKVTFLKTETGETYSPQTIDPEGIALSPRGTVFISSEGVPKKDVDPFIGEFELTTGQLQQTLPLPQRYLLGKQPDGSPRGVQDNLGFEALTLSATSILKDDPFRLFTATESSLIQDTAENLPDQIPVRLLHYVISNIGAPVVVSEHLYLLDPPVKGTVANGLSELIALPQEGYWLSLERTFGVFGYGAKLFQVVNSNASDTSSQVSLKGDLKGVSGLKKQLLLDLQSLNLELDNLEGMTLGPRLPDGQDTLILISDDNFSQTQVTQLLVFAIKKP is encoded by the coding sequence ATGATGCTATTAAGTGCTTGTGGTAATATTCCCCAAATTCGGGCAGAACAGAGGTTATTCTTGAATTTATCCCTAGAATTTTTAGGAGAGTATCAATTACCAAAACAAACCTTTGAGGGAACAACAGTGGGAGGATTGTCCGCCATCACTTATGATCGACAACGCGATCGCTTTTATACCTTATCCGACGATCACTCCGAAAAAGCACCTGCTCGATTCTATACCTTTAAGCTAAAATTAGCTAAGGAGAATAATCCTAAAATTGAAGGAATTACCCTCGAAAAAGTCACCTTTCTCAAAACGGAAACAGGAGAGACTTATTCTCCCCAAACAATTGATCCTGAAGGAATCGCATTATCCCCTAGAGGAACAGTCTTTATTTCCAGTGAAGGAGTTCCCAAAAAAGACGTTGACCCCTTTATCGGAGAATTTGAACTAACGACGGGACAACTTCAACAAACCTTACCCCTTCCTCAAAGATACTTACTCGGAAAACAACCTGATGGTAGTCCCCGTGGAGTTCAGGACAACTTAGGATTTGAAGCATTAACCCTGAGTGCCACCAGTATCCTAAAAGATGATCCCTTTCGCTTGTTTACTGCCACAGAATCCTCTTTAATACAAGATACTGCAGAAAACCTTCCCGACCAAATTCCTGTACGTTTGCTACATTATGTAATTAGTAACATTGGCGCGCCTGTAGTGGTCAGTGAACATTTATACTTGCTTGATCCACCAGTTAAAGGAACCGTTGCCAATGGGTTAAGCGAATTGATAGCCTTACCACAGGAGGGATATTGGTTAAGTTTAGAACGTACCTTTGGAGTCTTTGGTTATGGGGCCAAACTCTTTCAAGTAGTCAATAGTAATGCCTCTGATACGTCTAGTCAGGTCAGTCTAAAAGGAGATTTAAAGGGAGTTTCTGGCTTAAAAAAACAATTATTACTGGATTTACAGTCATTAAACCTAGAATTAGATAATTTAGAAGGAATGACTCTGGGGCCAAGACTTCCCGATGGACAAGATACTTTGATACTGATCAGCGACGATAATTTTAGTCAAACTCAAGTGACTCAATTGCTTGTGTTTGCCATAAAAAAGCCATAA
- a CDS encoding metallophosphoesterase family protein: MPHRRIVIGDVHGHYDTLLNLLDEIAPNEEDKIYFLGDLIDRGPQSQEVINFVKDNDYSCLLGNHEQMLLNTLGEGEIDSHQLQGWLYGGGYPTLLSYEHHIPIDHINWLKSLPLYLDLGDIWLVHAGVHPTLPLEEQTTEHFCWIRDAFHSINEPYFPDKLIITGHTITFTFPGVLPGKLVSGAGWLDIDTGAYHPHSGWLTALDVTNEQVYQIHRKTKTKRVVPLSEAVVSIDPSSIIKNDQRTL; encoded by the coding sequence ATGCCCCATCGCCGTATCGTCATTGGTGACGTTCATGGTCACTATGATACATTATTAAATTTATTAGACGAGATCGCCCCTAATGAAGAAGACAAAATTTATTTTTTAGGAGATTTAATTGATCGTGGTCCCCAAAGTCAGGAAGTGATTAATTTTGTTAAAGATAATGATTATTCCTGTCTTTTAGGCAATCATGAACAAATGTTACTCAATACCCTGGGTGAAGGAGAAATAGACTCCCATCAGTTACAAGGGTGGCTTTATGGGGGAGGATATCCCACCTTACTCAGTTACGAACATCATATTCCTATAGATCATATTAATTGGCTCAAAAGTTTACCTCTTTATCTCGACTTAGGAGATATTTGGTTAGTTCATGCAGGAGTACATCCCACCCTTCCCTTAGAAGAACAGACAACAGAGCATTTTTGCTGGATTCGGGATGCGTTTCACAGTATTAATGAACCTTATTTTCCTGATAAATTGATTATTACGGGTCATACCATAACATTTACCTTTCCGGGGGTGCTTCCTGGTAAATTAGTCTCAGGGGCAGGATGGCTAGATATTGATACGGGGGCTTATCATCCCCATAGTGGATGGTTAACCGCCTTAGATGTTACTAATGAACAGGTGTATCAAATTCATCGCAAGACTAAGACTAAACGAGTTGTCCCTTTAAGCGAGGCAGTAGTATCGATTGATCCCTCAAGTATTATAAAGAATGACCAAAGAACTCTTTGA
- a CDS encoding zinc ribbon domain-containing protein, whose protein sequence is MGLKLLFTILEYVCSQTDTYLCKVDKNYTSQICPNCGTNTGKKELTQRVLWSFFIILEGSIDTTASLKGTTRLVLVLR, encoded by the coding sequence TTGGGTTTGAAACTCCTTTTCACAATCCTAGAATATGTTTGTAGTCAAACAGACACTTATTTGTGCAAAGTTGATAAAAATTATACTTCTCAGATTTGCCCTAATTGTGGAACAAATACAGGTAAAAAAGAGTTAACTCAAAGAGTTCTTTGGTCATTCTTTATAATACTTGAGGGATCAATCGATACTACTGCCTCGCTTAAAGGGACAACTCGTTTAGTCTTAGTCTTGCGATGA
- a CDS encoding prepilin peptidase codes for MDLLLGVVTLPFVFVFGASIGSFLNVVIYRLPAELSLLYPPSRCPKCHHRLGKTENMPVLGWLWLKGRCRWCRAPISARYPLVEAATGLLFCWVFWQFQFSLNTLGYWLFVSWLIALSLIDFDTMTLPGELTKSGLILGLGFQLAMGWQTAQMSNGLMTGVGGAVLGLWLFDLIGIIGLIILGQVGMGDGDSHLAAMIGAWLGWKYLLVTTFLACGVGALFGGGARALGLLNRREPFPFGPFLALAAILSVFWGEQIISTYLNIFFPLI; via the coding sequence ATGGACTTACTGCTAGGGGTTGTTACCCTTCCTTTTGTCTTCGTATTCGGCGCATCTATTGGTAGCTTTCTCAATGTAGTTATCTACCGTCTACCTGCTGAACTTTCCCTACTTTATCCCCCCTCACGCTGTCCTAAATGTCATCATCGACTGGGAAAAACTGAGAATATGCCCGTTTTGGGGTGGTTGTGGTTAAAAGGCCGTTGTCGTTGGTGTCGGGCCCCTATTTCGGCTCGTTATCCCCTAGTAGAAGCTGCCACAGGATTATTATTTTGTTGGGTATTTTGGCAATTTCAGTTTAGTCTGAATACGTTAGGTTATTGGCTATTTGTGAGTTGGTTGATAGCCTTATCCTTAATCGATTTTGATACGATGACCTTACCCGGAGAACTTACCAAATCTGGGTTAATCTTAGGATTAGGGTTTCAACTAGCTATGGGGTGGCAAACAGCCCAAATGTCTAATGGCCTGATGACAGGGGTTGGGGGGGCTGTCTTGGGACTTTGGTTGTTTGATCTTATTGGTATTATAGGATTAATCATCTTAGGACAAGTAGGCATGGGAGATGGAGATTCTCATTTAGCAGCTATGATTGGAGCGTGGTTAGGTTGGAAATATTTACTGGTGACTACTTTTTTGGCCTGTGGGGTGGGAGCGTTATTTGGAGGAGGAGCTAGGGCATTAGGACTCTTAAACCGCCGAGAACCTTTTCCTTTTGGCCCATTTCTCGCATTAGCCGCTATTTTGAGCGTATTTTGGGGAGAGCAAATCATATCAACTTACTTAAACATTTTCTTTCCGTTGATTTAA